Proteins co-encoded in one Granulicella cerasi genomic window:
- a CDS encoding acyltransferase family protein: MTSTPQLAHVVPGKNHRFHCLDGLRGVAAILIVFFHLPSEMYSKLRGPNAYLAVDLFFLLSGFVIAFSYEGRLQKGMRWSDFFAARVIRLWPIYLIGTAIGALHQIVLPHVGMSLATLAKQTALALFMLPDLHKQTHGSFLYPLDFPAWSLFFEMIANLLYAALVKQGVAKTSGLIGLCTISLASLTAWAWRTGNINAGSDAGTFWGGFARVGFGFFLGVLLFRAYQRWLQHRNILATKGPLLAIATTIVTIVALMTPMASSPIRQVLTVTIIFPAVVLFGSLSRLPSSWKPLMVLLGEISFPVYLLHIHFVSLLQLHVIQNLFQRSPSFPSAILFALFCALLPLSWLLNKIFDLPVRRFLTHSYNSLFRATELQPTLRSAESSPRADL; encoded by the coding sequence ATGACCTCCACGCCACAACTCGCGCATGTCGTCCCCGGCAAGAACCATCGGTTCCATTGCCTTGACGGCCTGCGCGGCGTTGCGGCTATTCTCATCGTCTTCTTTCATCTGCCGTCAGAGATGTACTCAAAGCTCAGAGGCCCCAACGCGTACCTGGCTGTCGATCTCTTCTTCCTGCTCAGTGGCTTCGTCATCGCGTTCTCTTACGAGGGCAGACTGCAAAAGGGCATGCGCTGGAGCGACTTCTTCGCCGCCCGCGTTATTCGACTTTGGCCGATCTACCTGATCGGTACGGCGATTGGTGCCTTGCACCAGATTGTGCTTCCGCACGTCGGTATGAGCCTCGCCACACTCGCAAAGCAAACAGCCTTGGCGCTCTTCATGCTGCCTGATCTGCACAAGCAAACGCATGGAAGTTTCCTGTACCCACTCGACTTCCCTGCGTGGTCACTCTTCTTCGAGATGATCGCAAACCTCTTGTACGCAGCCCTGGTGAAGCAAGGAGTGGCAAAGACGAGTGGACTCATCGGCCTCTGCACAATCTCTCTAGCAAGCTTGACCGCATGGGCATGGCGCACAGGGAATATCAACGCTGGCTCGGATGCCGGAACATTTTGGGGCGGGTTCGCGCGCGTCGGCTTCGGGTTCTTCCTTGGCGTGCTGCTGTTCCGTGCCTATCAGCGTTGGCTTCAGCATCGCAACATCCTCGCCACGAAAGGGCCGTTGCTGGCGATAGCCACTACGATCGTGACGATCGTTGCACTCATGACTCCAATGGCCTCATCGCCGATACGTCAGGTCCTGACCGTGACCATTATTTTTCCGGCGGTGGTTCTCTTCGGTTCGCTTTCGCGCCTGCCGTCTTCATGGAAGCCACTGATGGTGCTGCTGGGCGAGATTTCATTTCCGGTCTACCTCCTGCACATTCATTTCGTTTCACTCCTACAGTTGCACGTCATTCAGAATCTCTTCCAGCGTTCGCCTTCATTCCCTTCGGCGATTCTGTTTGCACTCTTCTGTGCCCTGCTGCCGCTGAGTTGGCTACTCAACAAGATCTTCGACCTGCCAGTGAGGCGTTTCCTCACACACAGCTACAACTCGCTCTTCCGTGCTACCGAACTTCAACCCACGCTTCGCAGCGCGGAATCATCGCCTCGAGCTGATCTCTAA
- the ilvB gene encoding biosynthetic-type acetolactate synthase large subunit — MANISSTNPTLTGSEILWATLAGENVTTVFGYPGGAILPIYDALRNFPTIHHVLVRHEQGASHMADGYARASGKVGVCMATSGPGATNLVTGLATAMLDSIPMVAITGQVSSKVLGSDAFQEVDITGITLPITKHNFLVTRAEDIAPTVREAFQIAQSGRPGPVLVDITKDAQQASALFDFDAAKPAAYRPHPMLKVESPALQQAIELIKSAKKPVILAGHGIVESGAQLEVRTLAETRQIPIASTLLGLGAIPAEHPLQLGMMGMHGESWVNNAIQEADLLLALGMRFDDRVTGNLAHYAPNAKKIHIEIDPSEINKNVRADVALIGDLKEVLTLLLPELPKSSDTTWLKEINASKGTAAVRDIINLPDTGHLYAAHVIHDIWQEAKAAGRVEQTIIVTDVGQHQMWEAQYFKHEAARSLVTSGGLGTMGFALPAAIGAKFACPDKDVWVIAGDGGFQMTAAELSTIVQEKLAINIAVINNGFLGMVRQWQETFYEKNYSASPILSPDFVMLAAAHGIAGANVSERKDVIPTVTKARTSGKAFLTNFQVIKEDGVYPMIAPGAALHEMVRRPSKDPLLETAEDE; from the coding sequence ATGGCTAACATCTCCAGCACGAACCCCACACTCACCGGATCCGAGATTCTCTGGGCCACACTCGCTGGCGAGAACGTGACGACGGTCTTCGGCTATCCCGGTGGAGCGATCCTGCCGATCTATGACGCGCTGCGCAACTTCCCCACCATTCACCACGTGCTCGTGCGCCACGAACAAGGCGCCTCGCACATGGCCGATGGCTACGCGCGCGCCTCCGGCAAGGTCGGCGTCTGCATGGCGACCTCCGGACCCGGCGCGACGAACCTCGTCACCGGTCTCGCCACCGCGATGCTCGACAGCATCCCCATGGTCGCGATCACCGGACAGGTCTCGTCCAAGGTCCTCGGCTCGGACGCGTTTCAGGAAGTCGACATCACCGGCATCACCCTGCCGATCACGAAGCACAACTTCCTCGTGACGCGCGCCGAAGACATCGCGCCGACCGTGCGTGAAGCCTTCCAGATCGCGCAGAGCGGCCGCCCCGGCCCCGTACTCGTCGACATCACCAAGGACGCACAGCAGGCCAGCGCCCTCTTCGACTTCGACGCAGCCAAGCCCGCCGCCTATCGCCCGCACCCGATGCTCAAGGTCGAAAGCCCTGCCCTGCAGCAGGCCATCGAACTCATCAAGTCGGCGAAGAAGCCTGTGATCCTCGCCGGCCACGGCATCGTCGAAAGCGGTGCACAGCTTGAAGTCCGCACGCTCGCAGAGACACGCCAGATCCCCATCGCCTCCACACTGCTTGGCCTCGGCGCGATCCCCGCAGAGCATCCGCTGCAGCTTGGCATGATGGGCATGCACGGCGAATCGTGGGTGAACAACGCGATCCAGGAAGCCGATCTGCTGCTCGCACTCGGCATGCGCTTCGACGATCGCGTGACCGGCAACCTCGCACACTACGCGCCGAACGCGAAGAAGATTCACATCGAGATCGACCCCAGCGAGATCAACAAGAACGTGCGCGCCGACGTCGCGCTCATCGGCGACCTCAAGGAAGTGCTCACACTCTTGCTGCCGGAATTGCCGAAGTCAAGCGACACGACGTGGCTCAAGGAGATCAACGCCAGCAAGGGTACCGCTGCTGTGCGCGACATCATCAACCTGCCCGACACCGGTCACCTCTACGCCGCGCACGTCATCCATGACATCTGGCAGGAAGCCAAGGCCGCCGGTCGCGTCGAGCAGACGATCATTGTCACCGACGTAGGCCAGCACCAGATGTGGGAAGCGCAGTACTTCAAGCATGAAGCCGCACGCTCGCTCGTCACCTCCGGCGGCCTCGGCACCATGGGCTTCGCTCTGCCCGCAGCCATCGGCGCAAAGTTTGCTTGCCCCGACAAGGACGTGTGGGTGATCGCCGGCGACGGTGGCTTCCAGATGACCGCAGCCGAGCTCTCGACCATCGTGCAGGAGAAGCTCGCGATCAACATCGCCGTCATCAACAACGGCTTCCTCGGCATGGTGCGTCAGTGGCAGGAGACCTTCTACGAGAAGAACTACTCGGCCTCGCCGATCCTCTCACCGGACTTCGTCATGCTCGCCGCGGCACACGGCATCGCGGGCGCAAACGTGAGCGAGCGCAAGGACGTGATCCCCACCGTGACCAAGGCACGCACCAGCGGCAAGGCTTTCCTCACGAACTTCCAGGTCATCAAGGAAGACGGCGTGTACCCGATGATTGCGCCCGGTGCAGCGCTGCACGAAATGGTGCGCCGCCCGAGCAAAGACCCGTTGCTTGAAACAGCAGAGGACGAGTAA